Proteins encoded in a region of the Oncorhynchus keta strain PuntledgeMale-10-30-2019 chromosome 3, Oket_V2, whole genome shotgun sequence genome:
- the LOC118363304 gene encoding dynein axonemal assembly factor 3-like yields the protein MSTGRTMEGAGCVTWWGFSPALDLLRRGSERQEGEVNVLLVGSGDPRHILKTISGLRDTDTLHIWVIENSMDVVARQLLLLFLALTPQESMGLHEKTEVFLELFGNSEVRSQTEETLRHVATELSLSVTETLETPTNPCLDTTHLRFKERDDLDRIFKQWIHPPPSSRSAHVSIAKAWDGRVRQHLGTRYDSRAGCFDWDLTMKLHQKGCGVINKQHYKLWRERGVAFEMREGIYQMANESLLSTRVFSHRGDKMALRGYWGDIVSSPYLSFGIETDDEKLLQKQNGQHVKTAQDISYVNVQALFKSLSCRGGTPSTQACSEEGKALVALEPVSQPEAHHKSQINELMHLNGVTVTFLPLDSLSKLPEKQKYSHFFNSIYCAASMVHHLSPTLRQIAAPKAALVVELAKYLLDLTKEQEVGFAEKVGDVAKEAGFEPSQEEKRDVYATFALQEE from the exons ATGAGCACAGGACGCACTATGGAGGGCGCGGGCTGTGTCACCTGGTGGGGATTCAGTCCTGCGCTTGACCTCCTGCGCAGAG GCTCAGAGAGGCAGGAGGGTGAGGTAAATGTTTTACTGGTGGGCAGTGGCGACCCAAGACACATACTCAAGACCATTTCTGGCCTGAGGGACACAGATACCCTTCAT ATATGGGTGATAGAGAATAGCATGGACGTGGTGGCTCGACAACTGCTGCTCCTCTTTCTGGCTCTGACACCCCAGGAGAGCATGGGACTTCACG AAAAGACAGAGGTTTTCCTGGAGTTGTTTGGTAACAGTGAGGTCCgcagtcagacagaggagacactgagacacgtGGCGACAGAactgtctctctcagtcactGAGACACTAGAAACACCCACAAATCCCTGCCTGGACACCACTCATCTCAGA TTCAAGGAGCGCGACGATTTGGACAGGATATTCAAACAATGGATCCACCCTCCCCCATCTTCACGTTCTGCCCATGTATCAATAGCCAAGGCCTGGGACGGCCGGGTCCGGCAGCACCTGGGCACCCGCTATGACTCCAGGGCGGGCTGCTTCGACTGGGACCTCACCATGAAGCTACACCAGAAAGGG TGTGGCGTCATCAACAAACAGCACTACAAACTGTGGAGGGAGCGGGGCGTGGCCTTTGAGATGAGGGAGGGCATCTATCAAATGGCCAACGAGAGCTTACTCTCTACGAGAGTATTCAGTCAT aGGGGTGACAAAATGGCACTGAGGGGATACTGGGGAGACATTGTGTCCAGTCCTTACCTCTCCTTTGGCATCGAGACAGATGACGAGAAACTGCTGCAGAAACAGAATGGACAACACGTCAAG ACAGCCCAGGATATCTCGTATGTGAACGTGCAGGCGCTGTTCAAGTCTTTGTCCTGTAGAGGGGGCACTCCCTCTACTCAGGCATGCAGTGAGGAGGGGAAAGCGCTTGTAGCACTGGAGCCAGTGTCACAACCAGAGGCTCATCACAAATCACAAATCAACG AACTCATGCACCTGAATGGGGTGACAGTGACTTTTCTGCCCTTGGACTCTCTCTCCAAACTGCCAGAGAAACAGAAATACTCCCACTTTTTCAACAGCATCTACTGTGCTGCCAG TATGGTGCACCATTTGAGCCCGACACTGAGACAGATTGCTGCACCCAAAGCCGCCCTCGTGGTGGAGCTGGCCAA GTACCTCTTGGATCTTACCAAGGAGCAGGAGGTGGGGTTTGCTGAGAAAGTCGGGGACGTCGCCAAAGAGGCGGGGTTTGAGCCCtcacaggaggagaagagggatgtTTATGCCACGTTCGCGCTACAGGAGGAGTGA
- the LOC118364969 gene encoding troponin T, slow skeletal muscle-like encodes MSDVEEENEDQREEEERPKYKPNVSQLAAPKNPEGDRVDFDVSLHDIHRKRMEKDLLELQTLIDVHFDQRKKEEEELIGLKDRIDNRRSERAEQQRVRAEKERDRQMRIAEERQRKEDEEAKKRADDEAKKKKVLSNMGAHFGGFLAKAEQRRGKRQTGREIKKKTLAERRKPLAIDNLREDGLRERAKEMWEWIYQLESDKFDLTEKTRRQKYEINVLLNRISHAQKFKKVHGKGKVGGRWK; translated from the exons ATGTCTGATGTAGAGGAAGAGAATGA GGATCAGCGGGAGG AAGAGGAGCGTCCTAAATACAA GCCCAATGTCTCCCAGCTCGCTGCCCCCAAAAATCCTGAGGGGGATAGGGTGGACTTTGACGTGAGCCTACAT GACATCCACAGGAAAAGAATGGAGAAGGATCTTCTGGAGCTGCAGACCCTGATCGACGTCCATTTTGACCAGAggaagaaagaagaggaagagcTCATTGGACTCAAGGACAGGATT GACAACCGTAGATCAGAGAGAGCGGAGCAGCAGCGCGTGCGAGCAGAAAAGGAACGGGACAGGCAGATGAGAATTGCG GAAGAGCGGCAGAGGAAAGAGGACGAGGAAGCCAAGAAAAGGGCGGATGACGAAGCCAAGAAGAAGAAAGTGCTCTCTAACATGGGGGCTCACTTTGGGGGTTTCTTGGCAAAG gcagagcagaggagagggaagagacaaACCGGGAGGGAGATCAAGAAGAAAACACTGGCGGAGAGGCGCAAACCCCTCGCCATTGACAACCTGAGAGAGGACGGCCTGAG ggagagagctaaagagatgTGGGAGTGGATTTACCAGCTTGAGTCAGACAAATTTGACCTGACTGAAAAGACGAGACGACAGAAATACGAG ATAAACGTTCTTCTGAATAGAATTTCTCATGCCCAGAAATT TAAAAAGGTCCATGGTAAGGGAAAGGTTGGAGGTCGCTGGAAGTGA